The nucleotide sequence TCCACCGCGTCGGCGGCGAGGCTGCCCAGCAGGGACAGCGCCTGTTCGGACGGGCTGCCCGGTTCGGCCTGGTAGACGACGAGCTGCTGACCGGGGGCGCTGTTCACGGTCAGTGCCTCGTACTCCAGCGTCAGCTCCCCGACCAGGCGGTGCCGGAAGCGCTTGGTCTCATGGGTCTTCTGACGGATGTCATGGCGGGCCCACAGCCGCCGGAACGCCGCGCTCTTCAGCGACAACTCACCGACGACGGCGATCAGTTCGGGGTCCTCCTCGTCGATTCCGGCCGCCGCGCGGAGCCCGGCGACGGTGTTGACCGCCACCCGCTCCCAGTCGGGGTAGAACTCCCGCGCGTCCGGGTCGAGGAAGACCAGTCGCATCAGGTCCCGGCTGTGGGTGTGCCCGTCGAACAGGGCCCGGCCCAGAGTGTTATGGGCCAGTACGGTCAGACAGCGCCCCAGGACGACGGCCGGTGTCCGCGGCCAGCCCTCCATCATCCGCAGCAGGGTCGGGCTCACCCGCTCCCGCCGCGCGGCCGGGCGGCGCCGGACGGGGGCCGGACGGGCCAGCCGGTGCAGATGGGCGACCGCGTCCTCCTCCAGCACCAGGGCCCGGGCCAGCGCCTCGGTCACCTGGGCCGAGGGATGCCGCTCCCGGCCCTGCTCCAGCCGTATGTAGTAGTCGGTGCTGACCCCCGCCAGCAGGGCGACCTCCTCGCGGCGCAGCCCCGCCACCCGGCGCCGACCTGCGGACCGGATGTCCACGTCCTCGGGCCGCACCAGTTCACGGCGGGCGCGCAAAAAGCGCCCCAGAGGGTTCTCGCTGTCCATGAAATCGAGCCTAGACCTGGGAAAGCGGCATCCGGAGCCCGTAAGGTGGCCGCGCTACTCCTAGTCTGGGCCGGGAGGTGCCGCCCATGGGCGGCGGATCACACGACCGCGGATCGCACGACGACGGATTACGAGACCACGGGGCGCAGAACCACGGGGCGCAGAACCACGGGCCACCGGACCACGGGCCACCGGGCCACGGAGCACGGGAATTCGGGGAGCGCCGGGTCGATCGGGGGCCGTACGGAGGCGGCTGCCCGGTGCGGCGGGGGCCGACGGGATCTGGCAGGTGTCCGGCTACGAGGAGGCCCGCGCCGTCCTGCGCAGCACCGCCACCGTGCAGGCCGGGCTCGGCATCGAGACGGTGGAGAAGCTGCCGTCCCGGTTCCGGCGGCCGGTGCTCTACCGGGATGGTCCCGAACACCGTGAGGACCGACGGCAGACCGCCCGGTTTCTTCACCCCGCGCCGGGTCGACGAGCACTATCGCGAGGTCATGGTCCGGGTGGCGGAGGCACAGCTCGACACCATCCGGGACACCGGCCGGGGTGTGCTCGCCGACGGGCCGGACCTGACCGCCACCGGCCCCACCGACCACCCAAAGTGTCAGGAGGAACCACATGACGGAGTCCCCGGCCCCGATCCAGGGTTACTGCGACCCCCGGTTCGCCGGAGTGCGGGCCGCCGTCGAGGCGAACTTCCGCGAACGCGACGAGCTGGGCGCCGCGGTGGCCGTGCGGATCGGCTCGGAGACCGTGGTGGATCTGTGGGGCGGCTGGGCCGACGCCGGGCGCACCCGCCCCTGGGAGCGGGACACCCTGGTCAATGTGTGGTCGACCACGAAGGGGCCGGCGGCCCTGTGTGCCCATGTGCTGGCGGACCGCGGGCTGTTGGACCTGGCCGCGCCGGTGGCCGCGTACTGGCCCGAGTTCGCCGCGGCCGGCAAGGGCTCGCTGCCGGTGCGGTATCTCCTCTCGCACCGGGCAGGGCTGGCCGGGTTGCGGGAGCCGCACAGCGTGGCGGAGCTGTACGACTGGGAGTTGACCACCGCCCGGCTGGCCGCGGCCGAGCCGTGGTGGGAGCCCGGCACCCGTAGCGGCTATCACGCGCTCACCTACGGCTTCCTGATCGGCGAGGTGATCCGGCGGATCACCGGGCTGCTGCCCGGCGAGTTCCTGCGGCAGGAGGTCACCGGGCCGCTGGGCATCGACTTCACCATCGGCCTTCCGGAGAAGGAGGCCCGCCGGGCAGCCGAGCTGATCGGTCCGCGGGCCGATCGTCCGGCCGGTGAACAGGCCGCGGCGGGCCTGAAGTTCACCCCGGTCGCCCTGGCGGCACTGGCGAATCCGGTGGTCGGCGCGGCCGAGGCCAACAGCCGGGAGTGGCGCGAGGCCGAGCTTCCGGCCCTCAACGGCCATGGCACGGCCCGCGCCATCGCCGAGCTGTACGGCATCCTCGCCCGCCGCGGTCTGGCCGACGACCGCCGGATGCTGTCCGCGGAGGCCGCCGAGCGCGCCCGCGAGGGCCAGGGTTCCTGCCGGGACCTGGTCCTGGGCGAGGCTCTCGGCCGGGACACGGAGGTGGCGCTCGGGGTGTGGCTGAGCGGCGCGCACGGCTCGTACGGCCCCAACCCGCGCGCCGTCGGCCATGACGGCTTCGGCGGCTCCTGCGGGCTGGCCGACCCGGAGGCGGAGCTTTCCCTCGGCTACGTGATGAACCGTATGGGCCCGCACATCGTCGACGACCCCCGGAAGATGGCCCTGGTGGAGGCGGTGTACGCGGCGCTGTGACCGGCGGCGCGGCCCGGCGGCGGCTGGGCCACCCCGCCCCCACTGTGGCCGACTACGCCTCTCGCGAGCGTTTCAGCAGCGCCAGGGAGCAGATGAGGGACACCGCCACCAGGCCCATCTGGTAGATCACGACCGGCACGATCGAGCCGCCGGTCGAGCGCAGCAGCCACTCGCCGACCAGAGGTGCCGTACCGCCGATGAGCGCCGAACACAGCTGGTAGGAGAGGGAGATACCGGTGTAGCGCACGGAGATCGGGAAGGCGGCGGCGAGCAGTCCGGCCAGGATCGCGTAGTTCATCGCGCCGGTGATGCCCAGCAGACAGATGCCGAGCCCCACGACGACCGGCTGGGTCGTCGAGACACAGGCGTACATCACGGGCACCAGAGCGAAGTTGAGGCTCAGCAGGGCCGCCACGGTGCGGCGCGGGCCGAAGCGGTCGGCCAGCAGCACTCCGAAGGGCTGGGTGAAGAACTGGATGACGCTGTAGACGAGCAGCACGTTCAGCATGGTGGAGCGATCCATGCCGAGGCTGCCGGTGGACC is from Streptomyces hygroscopicus and encodes:
- a CDS encoding beta-lactamase gives rise to the protein MTESPAPIQGYCDPRFAGVRAAVEANFRERDELGAAVAVRIGSETVVDLWGGWADAGRTRPWERDTLVNVWSTTKGPAALCAHVLADRGLLDLAAPVAAYWPEFAAAGKGSLPVRYLLSHRAGLAGLREPHSVAELYDWELTTARLAAAEPWWEPGTRSGYHALTYGFLIGEVIRRITGLLPGEFLRQEVTGPLGIDFTIGLPEKEARRAAELIGPRADRPAGEQAAAGLKFTPVALAALANPVVGAAEANSREWREAELPALNGHGTARAIAELYGILARRGLADDRRMLSAEAAERAREGQGSCRDLVLGEALGRDTEVALGVWLSGAHGSYGPNPRAVGHDGFGGSCGLADPEAELSLGYVMNRMGPHIVDDPRKMALVEAVYAAL
- a CDS encoding XRE family transcriptional regulator; translation: MDSENPLGRFLRARRELVRPEDVDIRSAGRRRVAGLRREEVALLAGVSTDYYIRLEQGRERHPSAQVTEALARALVLEEDAVAHLHRLARPAPVRRRPAARRERVSPTLLRMMEGWPRTPAVVLGRCLTVLAHNTLGRALFDGHTHSRDLMRLVFLDPDAREFYPDWERVAVNTVAGLRAAAGIDEEDPELIAVVGELSLKSAAFRRLWARHDIRQKTHETKRFRHRLVGELTLEYEALTVNSAPGQQLVVYQAEPGSPSEQALSLLGSLAADAVETPHDTMSTTTKDSSA